One stretch of Caldinitratiruptor microaerophilus DNA includes these proteins:
- a CDS encoding response regulator transcription factor, producing MPKRILVIDDDPHIRELVADLLRLEGYHVETAGDGESGLALAATLAPDLIVLDLMMPAMDGFEVTRRIRRHSQVPIVVLTVRDAELDKLQGFTLGVDDYVTKPFSPLELLMRVKAVLRRASPARAEEHAAEVVQFGDVTVDRLTHRVLKGGRLIPLTTGEFNVLWALVSHPGQVLTREQVMELAWGPDAVGGPESVTVLVSRIREKIEDDPASPRWIQTVRGAGYRFVPQPRSPA from the coding sequence GTGCCGAAGCGCATCCTGGTGATCGACGACGACCCCCACATCCGGGAACTGGTGGCCGACCTCCTGCGGCTGGAGGGCTACCACGTGGAGACGGCCGGGGACGGCGAGTCGGGCCTCGCCCTGGCCGCGACCCTGGCGCCGGACCTCATCGTCCTGGACCTCATGATGCCGGCGATGGACGGCTTCGAGGTCACGCGCCGGATCCGCCGCCACTCGCAGGTCCCCATCGTGGTGCTGACGGTCCGTGACGCCGAACTGGACAAGCTCCAGGGGTTCACCCTTGGCGTGGACGACTACGTCACCAAGCCGTTCAGCCCGCTGGAGCTCCTGATGCGCGTGAAGGCCGTCCTGCGCCGTGCCTCGCCGGCGCGGGCCGAGGAGCACGCGGCGGAGGTGGTCCAGTTCGGGGACGTCACCGTCGACCGCCTGACCCACCGCGTGCTCAAGGGCGGCCGGCTCATCCCCCTGACGACCGGCGAGTTCAACGTCCTGTGGGCGCTGGTGAGCCACCCGGGCCAGGTGCTGACCCGAGAGCAGGTGATGGAGCTGGCCTGGGGCCCCGACGCGGTGGGCGGTCCGGAGAGCGTGACGGTCCTGGTGTCCCGCATCCGGGAGAAGATCGAGGACGATCCTGCCTCCCCCCGCTGGATCCAGACCGTGCGCGGCGCCGGCTACCGCTTCGTCCCCCAGCCGCGGTCCCCCGCCTGA
- a CDS encoding molybdopterin-containing oxidoreductase family protein codes for MPETTNTRDSSPRLTRRRFLRYMGIAGAAAGAATVLSTYEGFFRVSRAAPGALTPTAEFKTVRTVCSPNCTGACGMRAYVRDGKVVKIRQAADFPTPAYNPRGCMKGLSFMQTLYGPDRIRKPLMRVGARGERKWREVSWDEALDFIAAKLKEIIRRDGPRSIYFFPQLPGTGPVQKGSATRLAALLGASHGTFYDFNGDLPLSMPITFGVQCSEHESKDWANARCLLLFGANPVETRIPDAHFLMDAVEKGAPLIVFDPTFSPTAAKADVWVRLRPGSDGAVALAMANVILADGAADLDFMAAYTDAPLLVRADTRKRLREADLVAGGSPDRFVVWDQVKGGPHAVGTDRLGIPPGTRPALEGTFRVKLANGNEVEVSPGFQHVLNAVRRYTPEKAEELSGVPADTIRKVARIYASHRPGAIIMGGATNHWYHGDLAGRALALLTALTGNIGKSGGGISIYVGQYKLRFDVSKWWFPDGKRPNFVPPMYLIEGPTPTMNPSIKLPENGFKAILISHSNMMNQSPNLNKLWSRLEKMDLIVVMDFQMTPTAELADVVLPAASWYEKYDLIASPLHPHLQLMQPAIEPVGEARPELWIYRELARRLDPGFAKYYEMDEEAIIRLILETGGPEIEGITLEDLKKGPVRLRVPDPDVMFYEQIHEFKPFPTRTYPFPLSATQTFVKTGRAEFYKEEDRFLEYGEEVPVYKPPFRASGEDAGKYPLVLLSPHSRWRVHSTYSNLPWLNEIHPRPEVHIHPDDARARGIRHGALVELFNDRGRTVLWARVTRNVPPGTLILYEGWWARYFARGRGVNELTTSAINPIHEIYFLPNVWSPVTAWKEALCDVRPVEGRSL; via the coding sequence ATGCCGGAAACCACGAACACCCGTGACAGCTCCCCACGCCTCACCCGCCGCCGCTTCCTCCGCTACATGGGCATCGCGGGTGCCGCAGCTGGGGCGGCCACGGTCCTGAGCACGTACGAGGGGTTCTTCCGGGTCAGCCGGGCGGCACCCGGCGCCCTCACCCCGACGGCGGAGTTCAAGACGGTGCGGACGGTCTGCTCGCCCAACTGTACGGGAGCCTGCGGCATGCGGGCCTACGTGCGGGACGGGAAGGTCGTCAAGATCCGCCAGGCCGCCGACTTCCCGACCCCGGCGTACAACCCCCGGGGCTGCATGAAGGGGCTGTCGTTCATGCAGACCCTGTACGGCCCTGACCGCATCCGCAAGCCCCTGATGCGGGTGGGCGCCCGGGGCGAGAGGAAGTGGCGTGAGGTCAGCTGGGACGAGGCGCTGGATTTCATCGCCGCCAAGCTGAAGGAGATCATCCGGCGGGATGGCCCGCGCTCGATCTACTTCTTCCCGCAGCTCCCCGGGACCGGACCGGTTCAGAAAGGGTCGGCCACCCGCCTCGCCGCGCTCCTGGGCGCCTCCCACGGCACGTTCTACGACTTCAACGGCGACCTGCCGCTGTCGATGCCCATCACCTTCGGGGTGCAGTGCTCCGAACACGAGAGCAAGGACTGGGCGAACGCGCGCTGCCTCCTCCTCTTCGGGGCCAACCCGGTCGAGACCCGCATCCCGGACGCGCACTTCCTCATGGACGCGGTGGAGAAGGGCGCACCGCTGATCGTCTTCGACCCGACCTTCTCCCCCACCGCCGCCAAGGCGGACGTGTGGGTGCGCCTGCGCCCGGGCAGCGACGGCGCCGTCGCCCTGGCCATGGCCAACGTGATCCTGGCCGACGGCGCGGCGGACCTCGACTTCATGGCGGCCTACACCGACGCCCCTCTCCTCGTCCGGGCCGACACGCGAAAGCGGCTGCGCGAGGCGGACCTGGTGGCGGGCGGCTCGCCGGACCGCTTCGTGGTGTGGGACCAGGTCAAGGGTGGCCCCCACGCCGTCGGCACCGACCGCCTGGGCATCCCCCCCGGCACCCGGCCGGCGCTCGAGGGCACCTTCCGCGTGAAGCTGGCGAACGGCAACGAGGTCGAGGTCTCGCCCGGCTTCCAGCACGTGCTCAACGCCGTCCGCCGGTACACCCCCGAGAAGGCCGAGGAGCTGAGCGGGGTCCCGGCCGACACCATCCGCAAGGTCGCCCGCATCTACGCCTCCCACCGCCCCGGCGCCATCATCATGGGCGGCGCGACCAACCACTGGTACCACGGGGACCTGGCCGGCAGGGCGCTCGCCTTGCTGACGGCGCTCACCGGGAACATCGGCAAGAGCGGCGGCGGCATCAGCATCTACGTGGGCCAGTACAAGCTCCGGTTCGACGTGTCGAAGTGGTGGTTCCCCGACGGGAAGCGGCCGAACTTCGTACCCCCCATGTACCTCATCGAGGGCCCCACCCCCACGATGAACCCGTCCATCAAGCTCCCCGAGAACGGCTTCAAGGCGATCCTCATCTCGCACAGCAACATGATGAACCAGTCGCCGAACCTGAACAAGCTCTGGTCGCGGCTGGAAAAGATGGACCTCATCGTGGTCATGGACTTCCAGATGACCCCCACCGCCGAACTGGCGGACGTCGTGCTCCCCGCCGCCTCGTGGTACGAGAAGTACGACCTCATCGCCTCGCCGCTGCACCCGCACCTGCAGCTCATGCAGCCGGCGATCGAGCCGGTGGGCGAGGCCCGGCCGGAGCTGTGGATCTACCGCGAGTTGGCCCGTCGCCTGGACCCGGGGTTCGCGAAGTACTACGAGATGGACGAGGAAGCCATCATCCGGCTCATCCTCGAAACCGGCGGGCCCGAGATCGAGGGGATCACCCTCGAGGACCTCAAGAAGGGGCCGGTGCGCCTGCGCGTGCCGGACCCGGACGTGATGTTCTACGAGCAGATTCACGAGTTCAAGCCCTTCCCGACCCGGACGTACCCCTTCCCCCTCAGTGCCACCCAGACCTTCGTGAAGACCGGCCGGGCCGAGTTCTACAAGGAAGAGGACCGCTTCCTCGAATACGGCGAGGAGGTCCCGGTCTACAAGCCGCCGTTCCGAGCCAGCGGCGAGGATGCGGGCAAGTATCCGCTGGTCCTCCTCAGCCCCCACTCCCGGTGGCGGGTCCACTCCACCTACTCCAACCTGCCGTGGCTGAACGAGATCCACCCGCGGCCGGAGGTGCACATCCACCCGGACGACGCCCGGGCACGCGGCATCCGCCACGGCGCCCTGGTGGAGCTCTTCAACGACCGCGGCCGTACCGTCCTCTGGGCGCGCGTGACCCGGAACGTGCCGCCGGGGACCCTGATCCTCTACGAGGGCTGGTGGGCCCGCTACTTCGCCAGGGGCCGCGGCGTGAACGAGCTGACCACGAGCGCCATCAACCCGATCCACGAGATCTACTTCCTGCCCAACGTGTGGTCGCCCGTCACCGCATGGAAGGAAGCGCTCTGCGACGTGCGTCCGGTCGAAGGGAGGTCTCTGTGA
- a CDS encoding 4Fe-4S dicluster domain-containing protein: MAIDLDRCLGCWACAIACKEENNIPLGLWWNRVLTAGGGDDDVEEPEGLGMVLEGPLTEGAGDPLQMGYLPLSCQHCEDPPCAKVCPTGATYKRDQDGIVLVDYDKCIGCRYCMAACPYGVRVFNWGKARRVPDFDYGEVAARPAGVVEKCTFCVHLVDRGELPACVAACPGQARIFGDLNDPDSAVSRAIVAKGGFRLLEDKNTRPQVFYLSSRRRRVL; encoded by the coding sequence ATGGCCATCGACCTGGACCGGTGCCTGGGCTGCTGGGCCTGCGCCATCGCCTGCAAGGAGGAGAACAACATCCCGCTCGGGTTGTGGTGGAACCGGGTGCTCACGGCTGGCGGCGGGGATGACGACGTGGAGGAGCCCGAGGGGCTCGGCATGGTCCTGGAGGGCCCGCTGACCGAGGGAGCCGGGGATCCCTTGCAGATGGGCTACCTGCCCCTCTCCTGCCAGCACTGCGAGGATCCGCCGTGCGCGAAGGTATGCCCGACCGGGGCCACGTACAAGCGAGACCAAGACGGGATCGTCCTCGTCGACTACGACAAGTGCATCGGCTGCCGCTACTGCATGGCGGCGTGCCCGTACGGCGTGCGCGTGTTCAACTGGGGCAAGGCGCGCCGGGTGCCGGACTTCGACTACGGCGAGGTGGCGGCGCGGCCGGCCGGCGTGGTGGAGAAGTGCACGTTCTGCGTCCACCTCGTCGACCGGGGCGAGCTGCCCGCCTGCGTGGCGGCCTGCCCGGGCCAGGCAAGGATCTTTGGCGACCTGAACGACCCGGACAGCGCGGTCTCCCGGGCGATCGTGGCCAAGGGCGGCTTCCGGCTGCTGGAGGACAAGAACACCCGGCCGCAGGTCTTCTACCTCTCCTCGCGGAGGAGGCGGGTGCTGTGA
- a CDS encoding DsrE family protein translates to MQPSICVWISRAPYGSALAAEGVRHLNGALANGFSATAVLVDDGVWLARRGQEVRDSGFVALAEALRQSLHPAAGPAPRVLVHGPSLAGRGLTPDDLVEGVEVVDDRRLAAAVAEARYLLRF, encoded by the coding sequence GTGCAGCCGTCGATCTGCGTCTGGATCTCCCGCGCGCCGTACGGCTCGGCCCTGGCGGCAGAAGGGGTGCGGCACCTGAACGGCGCACTGGCAAACGGGTTCTCGGCCACCGCCGTCCTGGTCGACGACGGCGTGTGGCTCGCCCGGCGGGGGCAGGAGGTACGGGACAGCGGCTTCGTGGCGCTCGCCGAGGCGCTGCGTCAGTCCCTGCACCCCGCCGCCGGCCCGGCGCCCCGCGTCCTCGTGCACGGGCCGAGCCTGGCCGGACGGGGCCTCACTCCGGACGACCTCGTGGAAGGGGTCGAGGTGGTCGACGACCGCCGCCTGGCCGCGGCCGTGGCGGAGGCACGCTACCTGCTGCGCTTCTGA
- a CDS encoding PIN domain-containing protein — protein sequence MFLRTVQAGEGTGLLVVEYGNRERLGRAKTLFQEIRDPRLSLVDALSFAIMRELGLRRCFAFDDHFPQAGFEPVA from the coding sequence GTGTTCCTCCGCACGGTGCAAGCGGGGGAAGGAACCGGCCTGCTGGTGGTGGAGTACGGGAACAGGGAACGGCTGGGACGGGCGAAAACCCTCTTCCAGGAGATCCGGGATCCCAGGCTTTCCCTGGTCGACGCCCTCAGCTTCGCCATCATGCGAGAACTGGGGCTACGGCGCTGTTTCGCCTTCGACGATCATTTCCCACAGGCCGGGTTCGAGCCCGTGGCGTAG
- a CDS encoding LysR family transcriptional regulator: MDLHHLQTFRHVARVLNFTRAAEDLSLSQSAVSRHIEALEAEFGLELFARSGRGVALTEAGLRLLDYADRIVRLSEEARRALGELKDLESGRLALGASTTPGNYVLGPVVARYQERYPGIDLRVEVRDTQSVLRRLEKGALDLAVVAGPVDQPGLQAEPCVGDELLLVAAPHHPLARRGTIRLQDLAGTRLFLREPGSNTRQAVEAHFRARGVPLGPTSELGSTEAIKRAVGAAGGVAFLSRYAVAADLAAGTLVALDGPDSRIPRQFVLAYLKGGRRPPAALAFAALLRKMRPALERATEPGGATEPLPGAGPARRAGCGEPATPA, encoded by the coding sequence GTGGACCTGCACCACCTCCAGACGTTCCGGCACGTCGCCCGCGTCCTCAACTTCACGCGCGCCGCAGAGGACCTCTCCCTGAGCCAGTCCGCCGTGTCCCGCCACATCGAGGCGCTCGAGGCGGAGTTCGGGCTCGAGCTCTTCGCCCGCAGCGGCAGGGGCGTGGCCCTGACGGAGGCGGGCCTGAGGCTCCTGGACTACGCCGACCGCATCGTGCGCCTTTCGGAGGAGGCCCGCCGGGCCCTCGGGGAGCTGAAGGACCTGGAGAGCGGCCGGCTGGCGCTCGGCGCCAGCACCACCCCCGGCAACTACGTCCTGGGCCCCGTGGTGGCCCGCTACCAGGAACGTTACCCCGGCATCGACCTCCGGGTGGAGGTCCGCGACACCCAGTCGGTCCTCCGCCGGCTGGAGAAGGGAGCCCTCGACCTGGCGGTGGTGGCGGGACCGGTGGACCAGCCGGGGCTGCAGGCCGAACCCTGTGTGGGCGATGAGCTCCTCCTGGTGGCCGCACCCCATCACCCCCTCGCCCGCCGGGGGACCATCCGCCTCCAGGATCTCGCCGGCACCCGCCTCTTCCTGCGCGAGCCCGGGTCGAACACGCGGCAGGCCGTGGAGGCGCACTTCCGGGCGCGGGGCGTTCCCCTCGGCCCGACGAGCGAGCTCGGCAGCACCGAGGCGATCAAGCGGGCCGTCGGCGCCGCAGGCGGGGTGGCCTTCCTCTCCCGCTACGCCGTGGCGGCCGACCTGGCCGCGGGTACCCTCGTCGCCCTGGACGGCCCCGACAGCCGCATCCCCCGCCAGTTTGTCCTGGCCTACCTGAAAGGCGGCCGGCGCCCACCGGCGGCGCTCGCGTTCGCCGCGCTCCTCCGCAAGATGCGCCCCGCCCTGGAGCGCGCCACGGAGCCAGGCGGCGCCACGGAGCCGCTGCCCGGAGCCGGCCCGGCGAGGCGTGCCGGCTGCGGGGAACCGGCCACGCCGGCCTGA
- a CDS encoding DsrE/DsrF/TusD sulfur relay family protein, translated as MSDPTPAATLTLFLTGTPFGSEAARTALNLAEAALERGYRVNLFASADGVYAATAGQKAEGLPPVGERLPALIEKGLRVDLCGSCLQLRGLRREVRIDGTRPSSLKNLFAMVQESRAFIALGQ; from the coding sequence ATGTCGGATCCAACCCCTGCCGCCACACTGACGCTCTTCCTGACCGGCACCCCCTTCGGGTCGGAAGCCGCCCGGACGGCCCTGAACCTCGCCGAGGCCGCCCTGGAGCGGGGATACCGGGTGAACCTCTTCGCCTCGGCGGACGGCGTGTACGCCGCTACCGCCGGTCAGAAGGCGGAGGGGCTGCCCCCGGTGGGCGAGCGGCTGCCGGCGCTGATCGAGAAGGGCCTCCGGGTCGACCTCTGCGGCTCTTGCCTGCAGCTGCGGGGGCTCCGGCGGGAGGTCCGGATCGACGGGACCCGGCCCAGTTCCCTCAAGAACCTCTTCGCGATGGTCCAGGAATCCCGGGCGTTCATCGCTCTGGGTCAGTAA
- the selD gene encoding selenide, water dikinase SelD: MRLTSYSPGSGUACKIGAADLAQVLRHLPPVSDPRFLGRVGDDAAVYRISDDLAVVQAVDYITPVVNDPYAFGQVAAANALSDLYAMGATPVFALNLIGFPVRSLPLGHMEQILLGGAAKAAEAGVVIAGGHSIEDPAPKYGLAVTGFVHPARLITKAGGRPGDVLFLTKPLGTGVITTAIDEGLAPQELEQRVLPVMTALNRGAAEAMARVGATACTDVTGFGLLGHLHDLARRSGVAARVDALRVPVLPEAREWAWRGAISSGTRGNLREADSYVTWGPDVPEADRVLLCDAQTSGGLLVAVPPEREAEFARLLEDAGCLACGAIGELAEGPPGRLYVGTLAGFPD; the protein is encoded by the coding sequence ATCCGCCTCACGTCGTACTCGCCCGGCTCCGGCTGAGCCTGCAAGATCGGCGCGGCCGATCTGGCGCAGGTCCTGCGCCACCTCCCTCCCGTCAGCGACCCCCGGTTCCTCGGCCGGGTGGGGGACGATGCAGCGGTGTACCGGATCTCCGACGACCTGGCGGTCGTTCAGGCCGTCGACTACATCACCCCCGTCGTGAACGACCCCTACGCGTTCGGCCAGGTGGCGGCGGCGAACGCCCTGAGCGACCTCTACGCGATGGGGGCGACCCCGGTCTTCGCCCTCAACCTCATCGGCTTCCCGGTCCGCAGCCTCCCCCTGGGCCACATGGAACAGATCCTGCTGGGCGGCGCGGCCAAGGCCGCCGAGGCGGGCGTGGTCATCGCCGGGGGCCACTCCATCGAGGACCCGGCCCCCAAGTACGGGCTGGCCGTCACCGGCTTCGTGCATCCCGCACGCCTGATCACCAAGGCGGGCGGCCGGCCCGGGGACGTGCTGTTCCTCACCAAGCCCCTCGGCACCGGGGTGATCACCACGGCCATCGACGAGGGACTGGCGCCTCAGGAGCTGGAGCAGCGCGTCCTGCCCGTGATGACCGCCCTGAACCGGGGGGCGGCGGAAGCCATGGCCCGGGTGGGGGCCACGGCCTGCACGGACGTGACGGGCTTCGGCCTCCTCGGCCACCTGCACGACCTGGCCCGGCGCAGCGGGGTCGCGGCCCGGGTCGACGCGCTCCGGGTTCCCGTGCTGCCCGAGGCCCGGGAGTGGGCCTGGCGCGGGGCCATCTCCAGCGGCACCCGGGGCAACCTGCGGGAGGCCGATTCCTACGTCACCTGGGGGCCAGACGTGCCGGAGGCCGACCGGGTCCTCCTGTGCGACGCCCAGACGTCGGGCGGTCTCCTGGTGGCCGTGCCGCCGGAGCGGGAGGCGGAGTTCGCCCGGCTTCTCGAGGACGCGGGCTGCCTCGCCTGCGGGGCGATCGGGGAGCTGGCGGAGGGGCCGCCGGGCCGGCTCTACGTGGGGACCCTGGCGGGGTTCCCCGATTGA
- a CDS encoding sensor histidine kinase, with translation MRRRSSIRLKLLVAMLSLGLVPLAAGAGSLLLGWQVLTGTVRASVAQLPVGAANRIEELLYFRYVDVAHYSRLPVVLDPEARAAQGQLFQRILQLYQPYAWLGRLSPEGVVQSASDPGSVGMDLGSQPWFRAARDAALRGGPAAEPAVSVSDVHPLVQGDLQPVVGFTAPLWSTEGVLTGFVHTEVSMAFVSHHVTAVDPGRHGKVLLIDRQGRILADRSGPLPATLPDPGLPDWGVDARGFRQLGSVRQALAGESGVLRERVGRQDVIAGFTSLRGFGPYPGLGWSLIVLLPTHEALGAVFTQARFTAAILGVGLVLVMVVSLLLARHLTAPVLRLVQVSRSVEQGDLRDDFPASRSGDELAELTESFRSMVRAVARKQAELQEANRLQSEFLTNVTHESRTPLTVVLALTEMLLEEMAGPLGPRQRHYLENIQANARRALGWINDLLDLARAQAGKMELNVRPVRLREAVGPVREGIVHLARQKEIRYAEDLPEDLPPVMADPDRLGQILTNLLGNAVKFTPPGGRVTLSAGPARDGFLEVRVRDTGIGIPPEERERIFDQFHQVDSSLARRYPGTGIGLALVKRLVELHGGTIRVESEPGQGSEFTFTLPLAPAGAPAVTPSPLPATDPGR, from the coding sequence GTGCGCCGGCGCAGCAGCATCCGCCTGAAACTCCTCGTCGCCATGCTTTCGCTCGGGCTCGTCCCGCTCGCCGCCGGAGCGGGCAGTCTCCTCCTGGGCTGGCAGGTCCTGACCGGCACTGTCCGGGCGTCCGTCGCCCAGTTGCCGGTGGGGGCGGCGAACCGGATCGAGGAGCTCCTCTACTTCCGCTACGTCGACGTCGCCCACTACTCCCGGCTCCCGGTCGTGCTGGACCCGGAGGCGCGAGCCGCGCAGGGGCAGCTGTTCCAGCGCATCCTGCAGCTGTACCAGCCCTACGCCTGGCTCGGCCGGCTCAGCCCGGAAGGGGTGGTCCAGAGCGCCTCAGACCCCGGGTCGGTGGGAATGGACCTGGGAAGCCAGCCGTGGTTCCGGGCGGCCCGGGATGCAGCTCTCCGGGGAGGGCCGGCCGCCGAGCCGGCCGTGTCCGTGTCCGACGTGCACCCGCTGGTGCAGGGCGACCTGCAGCCGGTGGTCGGGTTCACCGCGCCCCTCTGGTCAACTGAAGGCGTCCTGACGGGGTTCGTCCACACCGAGGTCTCCATGGCCTTCGTGTCTCACCACGTCACCGCCGTGGACCCGGGACGGCACGGCAAGGTGCTCCTCATCGACCGCCAGGGCCGCATCCTCGCCGACCGTTCCGGCCCCCTCCCGGCCACCCTGCCCGATCCGGGTCTGCCCGACTGGGGAGTCGATGCCAGGGGGTTCCGGCAGCTCGGGAGCGTGCGGCAGGCGCTGGCGGGCGAGAGCGGGGTGCTGCGGGAGCGGGTGGGCCGCCAGGACGTGATCGCCGGCTTCACTTCACTCCGCGGCTTCGGACCTTACCCGGGGCTCGGCTGGTCGCTGATCGTCCTCCTCCCCACCCACGAGGCCCTGGGAGCCGTCTTCACGCAGGCGCGCTTCACCGCCGCGATCCTGGGCGTGGGTCTCGTGCTGGTCATGGTCGTCTCGCTCCTCCTCGCGCGCCACCTGACCGCCCCCGTTCTCCGGCTGGTTCAGGTCTCGCGGAGCGTGGAGCAGGGCGACCTGCGGGACGATTTCCCGGCCTCCCGCAGTGGTGACGAACTGGCCGAACTCACGGAAAGCTTCCGCTCCATGGTCCGCGCCGTCGCCCGCAAGCAGGCCGAACTGCAGGAGGCCAACCGCCTGCAGTCCGAGTTCCTCACCAACGTCACGCACGAGTCCCGGACGCCGCTCACGGTGGTCCTCGCCCTGACGGAGATGCTCCTGGAGGAGATGGCGGGTCCGCTCGGGCCGCGCCAGCGGCACTACCTGGAGAACATCCAGGCCAACGCCCGGCGGGCGCTGGGGTGGATCAACGACCTCCTCGACCTGGCCCGGGCCCAGGCGGGCAAGATGGAGCTGAACGTCCGCCCCGTGAGGCTCCGTGAGGCTGTCGGACCCGTGCGCGAGGGGATCGTGCACCTGGCCCGGCAGAAGGAGATCCGCTACGCCGAGGACCTGCCCGAGGACCTCCCTCCGGTCATGGCCGATCCCGATCGCCTGGGACAGATCCTCACGAACCTCCTGGGCAACGCCGTCAAGTTCACGCCCCCGGGCGGGCGGGTCACCCTGTCGGCGGGACCCGCCCGGGACGGCTTCCTCGAGGTGCGGGTCCGCGACACGGGCATCGGCATCCCGCCGGAGGAGCGGGAGCGGATCTTCGACCAGTTCCACCAGGTCGACTCGTCACTCGCCAGACGCTACCCCGGCACCGGCATCGGGCTGGCGCTGGTGAAGCGCCTGGTCGAGTTGCACGGTGGAACCATCCGGGTCGAGAGCGAGCCCGGGCAGGGCTCCGAGTTCACGTTCACGCTGCCACTGGCGCCCGCCGGCGCGCCGGCCGTGACCCCCTCGCCCCTCCCGGCCACCGACCCGGGGAGGTGA
- a CDS encoding DsrH/TusB family sulfur relay protein has product MERIAILIGSSPTSAAARRAVALAASLADSGHPVTVALVEDGVLAAVAGSPVALPAGRFESVLALEDDLALRGVAGAPLVPGCRPCTYGDLVDLMMAQVDRTLGVF; this is encoded by the coding sequence GTGGAACGGATTGCGATCCTGATCGGCAGCAGCCCGACGTCGGCGGCCGCGCGCCGGGCGGTCGCCCTGGCGGCGTCCCTGGCCGACAGCGGCCATCCGGTCACGGTGGCACTGGTGGAGGACGGGGTGCTGGCCGCGGTGGCCGGCTCGCCGGTCGCCCTGCCTGCAGGGCGGTTCGAATCCGTCCTGGCGCTGGAGGACGACCTGGCCCTGCGGGGGGTCGCCGGCGCGCCCCTCGTGCCCGGGTGCCGGCCGTGCACGTACGGAGACCTGGTCGACCTGATGATGGCGCAGGTCGATCGCACCCTCGGCGTGTTCTGA